The DNA window GAACAAGCCGAAGTACCGCCCTATGTGGTTTTCGGCGACAGCACTTTGCAGGACATGGCTACTTTGCTACCCACCACTGAAAACGAGTTTCTACAGGTATCCGGGGTTGGTCAGGTGAAACTGGAAAGATACGGCGAAGCTTTTCTAAAGGAAATTGCGAATTACCTGGCGGGGCAGTGAAGTGCTATTGCTTTTATACTTAATTGCATAACAATCGCTATGGTTTTAAGTGTTTTGCTAGCAACTTCTGCAAAGTTAGCAGTAAATAGCATAAATAAAAGCCAACTTCTTATTGAAATAAAACCTTAATATAAAGGACAATAAGGTGTAACAAATTGCTCTTACGATCACCCTGACATTTTATCTCTCTCAATTAGGTATAAAAAAATGAAGATTTCATTCCGAAACAGTGCGTTGGCTCTATCTGTCGCTCTGGCTTTAGGTACGTCTATTCCGGCCTCTGCGCAAGATACGTCTTCAGGTATGCGCGGCAACGTTCAAAACGAAGCTGGGCAGGTAATCGCCAATGCACGTATTGAAATAGTCCATGAGCCGTCAGGCTCGCGTTCTACGGCAACCAGTAATGCACAAGGGCAGTTTGTTGCATCAGGTTTGCGTGTAGGTGGTCCATACACTATTACGGTGACCAGCGATCAGGGTACGCAAACTTATCAGAATGTATTCCTTTCTTTAGGTGATTTGTATCGCTTAAACGCAGTTGTTGAGGATCAGGAAGTCGAAGACGAACGATATGAGCGGATAGCTGTGCGCGGAACTTCGACTACGCTGGACTATACTCGTACAGGGCCAGCCTCAACTTTTAGTGCGTCAGATATCGACGCCATGCCAATGTTTAACCGGGACCTGAAAGACGTTGTCCGGGTAAATCCATTGGTAGTGGTGGGCACCGACGATGCGTTCTCAACAAGCATTGCTGGTGCAAATAATCGTTTTAACAGTCTTTCTGTTGACGGTATGAGACAAGATGATGACTTTGGCCTGAATGCTAATGGTTACCCTTCAGCACGGGGCCCTATCCCAATTGAAGCACTGGATCAGATTTCGGTATCTATTGCTCCTTATCAGGCTAAAGTCGGTGGGTTTACAGGCGGTGGTATCAGTGCCGTTACCCGTTCTGGTACTAATGAATGGACCGGTTCTGTGTTCGCTGAGTACGCAAGTGACTCAATGGCAGGTCGGGTGAACCCTCCTGGTCGTGATAAATTTGATTTGGACCCTTATAAAGAGCAAACCATTGGTTTTGGTGTCGGTGGTCCTTTGATAGAAGACACGTTATTCTTCTTTGCCGCTTATGAGAAATGGGATTCTGATTTCGTAAGTACTGGGTGGGGGCCTTTTGACGCCGATAATGTCAGTAATTTAGCCGATATTTCTGAAGCCGATTTGAATGCAGTGCGTGATATTGCATCCAGTCAGTACGGTGTTAGTCCGGGTAACTGGAATACTTACCCGGATGAAGATGATGAGAAGTTACTGATCAAGCTGGATTGGAACATTAACCAGGATCATCGTGCCTCTTTGACTTATCAGCACACCGAAAGCTTCCAGGTACGTCAGGCCGGTTCTCAGGCTTCTCTCCTTAACCTGAGCTCCAACGGTTACGGCATTACTGATACCTTAAACATGGCTACAGCGAGCTTATACTCAGACTGGACCAATGAATTTTCGACGGATATCCGACTGGGTTTCAAACAGCATGAAAACCGCCAGGTTTCACTGGATGATCAGAGCTATGGTCAGGTGACGGTCGCGACTGATACTGGAAGTGTCCGTTTGGGCCCTGATATCTTCCGCCACGCAAATGAGCTGGATAACGACCTGCTGCAATTCCGTGCCAACGGTGAATATCTGTTAGGCGATCACACCATTGAGTTTGGCTGGGAACATGAACAACTGGATGTGTTCAATATGTTTGTGCGTAGATCATTGGGTGAATTTGATTTTGCTTCAATCGATGACTTCCTTGATGGTAACGCATCTTCAGTTAGGTATGAAAATGCGGTTTCAAACAATCCTCGCGATGGTGCCGCGTCTTTTAAATACGCTACTAACAGCCTGTATATCCAAGACCGCTGGATGGTCAACTATGACCTGACGTTAGATTTTGGCCTGCGTTATGAGCGCATTTCAACAAGTGACAAACCAAACTATAATGAAAACTTTGAACAGCGTTATGGCTTCTCTAACCAGCAGACTTTTGATGGTCTTGATTTATGGCTGCCACGTGTCGGCTTTAACTATGCGTTCAGTGACGCACTGAATATCCGTGGTGGTTTTGGTCGTTTTGGCGGTGGTCGTCCTAATGTATGGTTGTCTAACTCCTATACGAATGACGGTATTAACATTACCAGCTCAAGCTTAAATGGTCAGGCATTTTCTGGCGTAGATATTACTCAAGTGCCACAAGCGATGCAGGATTCGCTGGTGGCGGGTGATGGCCGCGTAGACGTGGTAGATCCTAACTTCAAAATGCCGTCTGAGTGGAAATACAGCATAGGTTTTGATTATCTGGCTGACCTGGGCTGGTTGGGTTACGACTGGGTTATCACCGGTGATTACATATACACAGATAAAGAGAGTGAAGCTTTCTATCAGGATTTAGGTCGTGGGGATATGGATCCTATAGTAGCCCCTGATGGACGCTTAATTTACGAGTCGGGTTCACGTAAGGATATTATGCTGACAAACGCGGATAGCGGACGCAGTAATATTTTAGCCTTGGGGGCTTCCAAGCAATGGGATAACCTGGCCTTAACGCTGGGTTATGCGTATCAGGATATTACCGATATCGGTGGCTTTGGTTCAAGTCAGGCCACTTCAAGCTATGATCGTTATGCAACCTTGAATCGCGATCAAGCTAATATAGGTACGTCTCGATTTGAAACCACGCACCGCTTAAACCTATTGTTAACTTACACTCGTGAGTTCTTCAGTGGGTATGAGTCACGCTTTACTTTATATGCCGAGCGTCGTTCCGGCGAGCGCTTCAGCTATACTGGATATAATGATGGTAGCTTTGGTTTTGGTAGTGATGACCGTATCGGCCACCTGTTATATATCCCAGATGGCCCGAATGATAACGTGCGTTTCGAAGGTTGGGACTATGCTGACTTTGCTGCGCTGGTCCAAGAGAATGGCCTGAGTAGTTATGCAGGTTCTGTTACTCCACGCAACTCGGGTTCTACTCGCTACGTAAACATTGTTGATTTTAAATTTGAGCAGCAGGTACCTGGCTTTAGCGAGAATCATCGTGGTAGCGTATTCTTTGAAATTAAGAACTTGCTCAACCTGATTGACAGCTCGCAGGGACGCCAGTTCGGTACCGGTTACCCAGCTTATTATAATCTGGCAAATATTGATTATGATGCGGCTGCAGACGAGTATATCTACAGCCCGGCCACTACAAGAAGCAATGAACCGGAAACTTTCCGTGCAAAAGCTTCTACATGGCAGGCGAAAGTAGGTGTCCGCTATCGTTTCTAGAAAAGGCGTTTAATGTCATTTCAAAAAGGGTTGCTACGGCAACCCTTTTTTATGCGTA is part of the Aliidiomarina minuta genome and encodes:
- a CDS encoding TonB-dependent receptor, which gives rise to MKISFRNSALALSVALALGTSIPASAQDTSSGMRGNVQNEAGQVIANARIEIVHEPSGSRSTATSNAQGQFVASGLRVGGPYTITVTSDQGTQTYQNVFLSLGDLYRLNAVVEDQEVEDERYERIAVRGTSTTLDYTRTGPASTFSASDIDAMPMFNRDLKDVVRVNPLVVVGTDDAFSTSIAGANNRFNSLSVDGMRQDDDFGLNANGYPSARGPIPIEALDQISVSIAPYQAKVGGFTGGGISAVTRSGTNEWTGSVFAEYASDSMAGRVNPPGRDKFDLDPYKEQTIGFGVGGPLIEDTLFFFAAYEKWDSDFVSTGWGPFDADNVSNLADISEADLNAVRDIASSQYGVSPGNWNTYPDEDDEKLLIKLDWNINQDHRASLTYQHTESFQVRQAGSQASLLNLSSNGYGITDTLNMATASLYSDWTNEFSTDIRLGFKQHENRQVSLDDQSYGQVTVATDTGSVRLGPDIFRHANELDNDLLQFRANGEYLLGDHTIEFGWEHEQLDVFNMFVRRSLGEFDFASIDDFLDGNASSVRYENAVSNNPRDGAASFKYATNSLYIQDRWMVNYDLTLDFGLRYERISTSDKPNYNENFEQRYGFSNQQTFDGLDLWLPRVGFNYAFSDALNIRGGFGRFGGGRPNVWLSNSYTNDGINITSSSLNGQAFSGVDITQVPQAMQDSLVAGDGRVDVVDPNFKMPSEWKYSIGFDYLADLGWLGYDWVITGDYIYTDKESEAFYQDLGRGDMDPIVAPDGRLIYESGSRKDIMLTNADSGRSNILALGASKQWDNLALTLGYAYQDITDIGGFGSSQATSSYDRYATLNRDQANIGTSRFETTHRLNLLLTYTREFFSGYESRFTLYAERRSGERFSYTGYNDGSFGFGSDDRIGHLLYIPDGPNDNVRFEGWDYADFAALVQENGLSSYAGSVTPRNSGSTRYVNIVDFKFEQQVPGFSENHRGSVFFEIKNLLNLIDSSQGRQFGTGYPAYYNLANIDYDAAADEYIYSPATTRSNEPETFRAKASTWQAKVGVRYRF